Genomic window (Leptotrichia sp. oral taxon 212):
AACTGGAATCAATGCTTTTGCCCTGACCAGAATATTTCCTTCCGTTTCAACTCCTCTGGATTTCTGAGAATTCATTATTATGTTAGCCTGTTTCTTCATTTCCGGTATCATCTGTAGTGACAGCAGTAAAATAAATGCCGCTTTTGGATTAAGACCCTTTTTTTCCAGTGCAATTGTAAAATCTTTAGCCGGAGTTATCAATATAAGTAAAGTTAATATTGACACAAAAGCCGTTATTCTTGACGTCAAAATTATTGCTTTAAAAAGTCCTTCCTTATAAACTGAAATAATTCCAACTTTTAATAAAACTTCTCCAGAAGGCAGAAATACGCTCTGAATAATAAAAATGGCAATTAAAAGCCAAAACAGACTAAAAAATATCCTCTTTGCATAAGTTTTCAAACTGACTCCAAAACCAACTGCAATCACTCCGCAAATTATAGCCATACAATAATTATAAATATAGCTTGAAATTATAAATAAAGAAAAAAGTAAAGCCAGACATATAAATAATTTTGTTATTGGATAAAGTTTTTTCATATCATCTTTTGTCATATAACAATTCTCCCGTTTTGCTGCAAAAATATTCATTTAAAACTGCAATAGTAAATAATAAATAAAATATCATCTATTAATACACTTCTTCTGATTTAAAGTCATATTTCAGAATATAATGATATATCTATCAATATATTAGATATTTTTGTCAGATTTTATATAATTTTTACCATATTTAAATTTAATTAAATATCTAGCTGACATAGCTTTTATTATAGACATAGCGACTATAGCAGTTATAATCTTATCTGTTGTCTCAGTAATAAGATTTGTACTGAAAACTGCATTCCATATATTACTTCCTGTTGCAAGGAAAAAAGCAGTTATTCCAGCTGTAGCGTTTCCTGTATTTCCACCATAGACATATACTATTATAGGAGCAGATACCAATATTGCAATCGCTACAAGAGAAAATGCACAAACAATAGTTTTAACAATCATATTTTTAAATTTAAATTTTGCTAGAATACCCATACAAAAAGCCATAGTTATGGAAACTGGCATAAAAGCAAAATATTCTGGCGAAAAACTACCGGTAATCAAACTAGTTATAACTGCTGTTGTTATCCCAATCCATGGACCTGCAATTAAACTTATAAAGACAGTACCAATAGAATCCAAAAATATTGGAAGCTGTAAAAGTTTCACAATACCAAATCCTGTAAAATTAATAGCAACTGCCACTGGTATCAGCAAAATTGCCATCAAAGAAAAATCTTCCTTAATACTTTTCATTAATGAACCTCCTAAAAAAATGTTATATATTAATAAATAAAAACAAATTATAGCCGAGCAGATACATAATTATATTATAAAGCTAAAATACTTATAAATTTTAAACTATGTAATATAATTCTATGTTATTATCATTATTATTGTTTTTATATACAGCTTTTAAGAAAACACTTAAAAAAATACTTTTCTACATTAAAGTGTCAATTGAAAAATCGAAAATCAATTTAAATAGAAAAGAAACTATTGTCTTATTAATTATACCAAATAAGGGGAAAAAAATGAAGAGGCAAATTTGAAATGAGATGAAGGTACATTTTAATGCTCCTGAGGTCCCTGCTCTGCGGATATCTGTCCCTGCCTAAATCCGTCATCCGGATAAAAAAAAATGGCGTCCCCGGTTGGACTCGAACCAACGACCCTCTGGTTAACAGCCAGATGCTCTAACCGGCTGAGCTACGGAGACGCAATTTTAAAAGTTTGGCGACGACCTATTTTCCCTGAACTAAGTCCAAGTATCTTGGGCGCTGGCAGACTTAACTTCCGGGTTCGGAATGTAACCGGGTGTATCCCTGCCGCCATAATCACCAAACATATATATTGCCATTCAATATAAGAGGGCAATGAGAAATAAATAGTATAAGTAAAAGAGCATTGAAGTAAGCTGACGCATTATTAGTACCGGTCAGCTGAACATGTTGCCATGCTTGCACCCCCGGCCTATCACCGCCTGTTCTCGGCGGATGCTTGAAAGAACATTCATCTCAGGGTGGGCTTCCCGCTTAGATGCTTTCAGCGGTTATCCCTTCCGGACGTGACTACCCGGCCGTGCCACTGGCGTGACAACCGGTACATCAGTGGTCCGTCCATCCCGGTCCTCTCGTACTAAGGACAGATCCCTTCAATATTCTGACGCCTGCAGTGGATAGGGACCGAACTGTCTCACGACGTTCTGAACCCAGCTCGCGTGCCTCTTTAATGGGCGAACAGCCCAACCCTTGGGACCTTCTCCAGCCCCAGGATGAGACGAGCCGACATCGAGGTGCCAAACACTTCCGTCGATATGGACTCTTGGGAAGTATCAGCCTGTTATCCCCGGGGTAGCTTTTATCCGTTGAGCGACGGCCTTTCCATTCAGCACCGCCGGATCACTAACTCCCACTTTCGTGCCTGCTCGACCCGTCAGTCTCGCAGTCAAGCTCCCTTTTGCGTTTGCACTCTCCGGCTGATTTCCATCCAGCCTGAGGGAACCTTTGAACGCCTCCGTTACTCTTTTGGAGGCGACCGCCCCAGTCAAACTGCCCACCTAGCACTGTCTCCCATCTCTTGAGATTAGAATTCCAACAATGCATGGCTGGTATTCCAACAGCGGCTCCGGTACGGCTGACGCCATACCATCATTGCCTCCCAGCTATCCTATACACACATTGCCAGAACCCAATGCCAGGCTACAGTAAAGCTCCACGGGGTCTTTCCGTCCTACTGCAGGTAACCGGTATCTTCACCGGCATTACAACTTCACCAGGTCTCCGGCCAAGACAGCTCCCAAATCATTTCACCATTCGTGCAGGTCGGAACTTACCCGACAAGGAATTTCGCTACCTTAGGACCGTTATAGTTACGGCCGCCGTTCACCGGGGCTTCAATTCGAATCTCTCAATCCTCCTCTTAACCTTCCGGCACTGGGCAGGTGTCAGCCCATATACGTCGCCTTCCAGCTTAGCATAGACCTGTGTTTTTGGTAAACAGTTGCTTGGGACTCTTCACTGCGACCCGTCTCCCCTTCAGGTGTCTCTCCCTTCAGGTATCACGGGTACCCCTTCTCCCTAAGTTACGGGGCCATTTTGCAGAGTTCCTTAGCCAGAGTTGTCCTGTCGGCCTTAAGTTTCTCACTCTGTCCACCTGTGTCGGTTTACAGTACGGGCGCTGTTTCCCTCAATAGAAGTTTTTCCCGGCAGTGTAGGATCTGCGGCTTATGCCATATGGCACTTCCCCATCAGGCCTCACGTATAAACATGCGGATTTGCCTGCATGTCCACGCTTCACCCTTAGAAAGGCTATTCCGTCAGCCTTCCCGCATACCTTCCTGCGTCACTCCATCTCTCAGACAGTACACAGCGGTACAGGAATATTAACCTGTTTTCCATTCGCCTTCGCAGCTCTGCTTATGCTTAGGTCCCGACTCCCCCAGGGCGGACAAACCTTCCCCTGGAAACCTTGGACTTCCGGCCGGAGGGATTCTCGCCCTCCTTCTCGCTACTCATTCCTGCATTCTCACTTCTGATACCTCCAGAATGTCTTACAACACCCCTTCTACGGCCTACAGAACGCTCTCCTACCAATTAGCATAAACTAATTCCGCGGCTTCGGTTCATGTCTTAGCCCCGTTATATCTTCGGCGCAGATACTCTCGACCAGTGAGCTATTACGCACTCTTTCAAGGTATGGCTGCTTCTAAGCCAACCTCCTGGTTGTCTGTGAATATCCACCTCCTTTCCCACTTAGACATGATTTGGGACCTTAGCCGGCGGTCTGGGCTGTTCCCCTCTCGTCCACGGACCTTGTCATCCATAGACTCACTCCCAGTTAACAATATACGGTATTCGAAGTTTGCTTGACTTCGGTAAGCTATACGCCCCCTAGGCCATACAGTGCTCTACCCCCGCATATCTTCAACTAAGGCTGCACCTAAATGCATTTCGGAGAGAACGAGCTATCTCCTAGTTCGATTGGCTTTTCACCCCTAAACCTGCCTCATCTCCCAACTTTTCAACGGCGGTGAGTTCGGCCCTCCACTGAGTCTTACCTCAGCTTCAGCCTGGACAGGCCTAGATCACTAGGTTTCGCGTCTATGACATGCGACTCGTCGCCCTATTAAGACTCGGTTTCCCTTCGGCTCCGCTTTTACTTAACCTCGCCACACATCATAACTCGCAGGATGATTAACCAAAATCCACGCAGTCACGCTTTCGCGCTCCTACCGCTTGTAAGCACACGGTTTCAAATTCTTTTTCACTCCCTTGCTCAGGGTTCTTTTCACCTTTCCCTCACGGTACTCTCCTCTATCGGTCGGCGGAAGTATTTAGCCTTACGTGATATGGTCCACGCTGATTCACACCGGATTCCTCGTGTCCGATGCTACTCGGGATTACATACGGCATATCATCACTTTACGCTCTACAGGACTCTCACCTCCTACGGTCCGGCTTTCCAGCCGCGTTCCGCTTACGTCATGATACACTTGGCCTTATGGCTTCAGCCCAGCATGTTCCCTCTACCCCGCAGATGCAACGCCGCCAGCTTTCACACATCTACGGTTTAGGCTCCTCCCCGTTCGCTCGCCGCTACTCAGGGAATCGTCTTTACTTTCTTTTCCTCCGGCTACTTAGATGTTTCAGTTCGCCGGCTTACCTCTCTCGCGCATACCCTCCAGGTATGCAGGTTCTCCCATTCGGATATCCCGGTATCACAGGTCCTGTGCACCTCCCCCGGCTTTCGCACTTCAGCGTCAGTTACCGTCCAGTGAACTATCTTCATCATCGGCATTCCTGCACATATCTACGAATTTCACCTCTACTCGTGCAGTTCCGTCCACCTCTCCGGTACTCCAGCCTCACAGTTTCAAAGGCAGGCCTGCGGTTGAGCCGCAGGTTTTCACCCCTGACTTGTCAGGCCGCCTAGATGCCCTTTATGCCCAATAATTCCGGATAACGCTCGCGACATACGTATTACCGCGGCTGCTGGCACGTATTTAGCCGTCGCTTCTTCTGCAGGTACCGTCACTTCCTTCTTCCCTGCTGAAAGCACTTTACAATCCGAAAACCTTCTTCGTGCACACA
Coding sequences:
- a CDS encoding energy-coupling factor transporter transmembrane protein EcfT; amino-acid sequence: MTKDDMKKLYPITKLFICLALLFSLFIISSYIYNYCMAIICGVIAVGFGVSLKTYAKRIFFSLFWLLIAIFIIQSVFLPSGEVLLKVGIISVYKEGLFKAIILTSRITAFVSILTLLILITPAKDFTIALEKKGLNPKAAFILLLSLQMIPEMKKQANIIMNSQKSRGVETEGNILVRAKALIPVFIPLVLSSIVNTEEKAITLEARGFSIGEKRTILDDIKETEYDKKVKIFLVVFLILCIIWRVYVLF